From the Chiroxiphia lanceolata isolate bChiLan1 chromosome Z, bChiLan1.pri, whole genome shotgun sequence genome, one window contains:
- the STOML2 gene encoding stomatin-like protein 2, mitochondrial: protein MLSRAGLRARAGLGLLQHSQQLKAAARLAPAPCRWNSGLPVNIGVLFVPQQEAWVVERMGKFHRILEPGLNFLIPLLDRIRYVQSLKEIVINVPEQSAVTLDNVTLQIDGVLYLRVMDPYKASYGVEDPEYAVTQLAQTTMRSELGKLSLDRVFRERESLNASIVDAINQASDCWGIRCLRYEIKDIHVPPRVKESMQMQVEAERRKRATVLESEGTRESAINVAEGQKQAQILASEAEKAEQINKAAGEANAMLVKARAKAEAIQLLAAALSQQHGSAAASLSVAEQYVNAFSKIAKDSNTVLLPANTGDVTNMVAQALGIYTTLTKPQAVKSQDEMLPAHEEPQPASTEMLKAEQGRSS from the exons cactcccagcagcTGAAGGCTGCGGCACGGCTGGCCCCGGCTCCGTGCCGCTGGAACTCCGGGCTGCCCGTCAACATTGGGGTGCTCTTCGTGCCCCAGCAGGAGGCCTGGGTGGTGGAGAGGATGGGCAAGTTCCACCGAATCCTCGAGCCT GGCTTGAACTTCCTCATCCCTCTCCTGGATCGGATTCGTTACGTGCAGAGTCTCAAAGAAATCGTCATTAATGTCCCAGAGCAGTCAGCTGTCACACTGG ATAACGTCACTCTGCAGATCGACGGCGTGCTCTACCTGCGGGTTATGGACCCCTACAAG GCCAGCTATGGGGTGGAAGATCCTGAGTATGCAGTGACCCAGCTGGCCCAGACCACCATGAGATCTGAACTTGGCAAACTCTCCCTCGACAGAGTCTTCCGG GAGCGAGAGTCCCTCAATGCCAGCATTGTGGATGCCATCAACCAAGCTTCAGACTGCTGGGGCATCCGGTGCCTGCGCTACGAGATCAAGGACATCCATGTGCCTCCACGTGTGAAGGAATCCATGCAGATGCAG GTGGAGGCAGAGCGACGGAAGCGAGCGACGGTGCTGGAGTCGGAGGGGACGCGGGAATCTGCCATCAACGTGGCTGAGGGCCAGAAGCAGGCCCAGATCCTGGCGTCAGAAGCTGAGAAGGCTGAACAAATCAACAAAGCTGCTG GAGAAGCCAATGCCATGCTGGTCAAGGCCAGGGCCAAGGCGGAGGCAATtcagctcctggcagctgctctgtcacagcAG cacggcagtgctgctgcctccctgtcTGTGGCAGAGCAGTATGTGAACGCCTTCTCCAAGATTGCCAAAGACTCCAACACCGTCCTGCTGCCCGCCAACACCGGCGACGTCACCAACATGGTGGCACAG GCCCTGGGGATATACACCACACTGACCAAGCCACAAGCTGTGAAGAGCCAGGACGAGATGCTCCCAGCCCACGAGGAGCCCCAACCTGCCTCCACGGAGATgctgaaggcagagcagggacgCTCCAGCTAA